The segment GATTAGAGAATGTCACATCCCCTTGTGCTACTGCACGAATTTCTTTTAGCCAACCTTCAACTTGATTACCTGTCAAAGTAGTACCTTCTGCAATCAAACGAGCATTGCCAGATACAAGACCATACTCTGTATCTGTATTATATTCAACTTTATCACCGAAAATTTGACGATCGCTACGTTGTAAATGAACTCCGCCATTAGCAGTGAATTTATTATTATTGTAACTGTGCACTGATTCTGCAGACATAGCCATATCAGAACCAATCATAGATACGCCGCCATCTAGATTTGCTTCCTGAGTTTTTGTATTATACCATCCATTGGCACCAGTCATCGTTTTATCAGCTTGAGTAATTACCACATTACCGTTTGCATTAGCAATTCCCGTATTGCCATCATAAGATAATGTATCTGCGCTAATAGTCAAAGGATCATTTGCAGCCCAAGCTGTAACAGATGCTGTCATAAGCA is part of the Veillonella nakazawae genome and harbors:
- a CDS encoding LptA/OstA family protein translates to MNKKKQIGMAILAMLMTASVTAWAANDPLTISADTLSYDGNTGIANANGNVVITQADKTMTGANGWYNTKTQEANLDGGVSMIGSDMAMSAESVHSYNNNKFTANGGVHLQRSDRQIFGDKVEYNTDTEYGLVSGNARLIAEGTTLTGNQVEGWLKEIRAVAQGDVTFSNPERNVSGSAERATYTQTPNQNDGVVLLSGSAHAVQNGNVLNAPELKIRLADDSAETLGGRSTLIIVPNQ